One genomic window of Conger conger chromosome 7, fConCon1.1, whole genome shotgun sequence includes the following:
- the tcnba gene encoding transcobalamin beta a, with protein sequence MTVRETILLSVMLLLLDSGLPADGDALRALPIRLSVVDSISNIPVLTYHTAVVEGGVLLGAMRRLQQTQDHFKFTVREDPDFGLFLESVNGVGGTASDQTYWEVLLESSGTTVRISTGIGCHVPKANDHIILRRTTRPKAGLEAFTEQ encoded by the exons ATGACTGTAAGAGAGACCATTCTCCTCTCTGTGATGCTGTTGCTGCTGGATTCAGGACTCCCGGCAGATGGAG ATGCTCTCAGGGCATTGCCCATCAGGCTTTCTGTGGTAGACAGCATCTCCAACATTCCCGTACTGACATATCACACCGCTGTGGTGGAGGGAGGCGTCCTGCTAGGCGCCATGCGAAGACTGCAGCAGACCCAGGACCACTTCAA GTTTACAGTCAGAGAGGACCCAGACTTTGGACTCTTCCTCGAGAGTGTGAACGGTGTGGGAGGCACGGCTTCTGACCAGACCTACTGGGAAGTGCTGCTGGAGTCTTCCGGCACCACGGTTAGAATAAGCACGG GAATCGGGTGTCATGTCCCAAAAGCCAATGACCACATCATCCTCAGGCGCACCACCCGGCCCAAAGCAGGACTGGAGGCGTTTACAGAACAATGA